One window of Novipirellula aureliae genomic DNA carries:
- the glgX gene encoding glycogen debranching protein GlgX gives MLMKQPCPEMHFTYQMPYGAALQDTGTQFSVFSRSATSMRLLLYNKINDLEPAEIIEFDAERDRRGDVWSMYVPGLEHGQLYHYQASGPWDPEHGHRFDAAARLIDPYAQALAGTYQKCDDGVVRPPKCVVIDDTFDWEGDTHLRHDISETIIYEMHVRGLTKSRTAKVKTSGSYLGVIEKIPYLQSLGITAVELMPVNEFPIRNPLGEKLDKPNYWGYDPMAFFSPHRGYAHGKKPGSQVTEFKQMVKALHKAGIEVILDVVFNHTCEGNELGPTISFKGLENQIYYILSEGQHYCNYSGCGNTLNGNHPVVREMIFHCLRHWVYNYHVDGFRFDLASILSRDRHGNLIPNPPMVELIAEDPLLANTKIIAEAWDAAGAYQVGSFGNHRWAEWNGRYRDDVRGFWRGDGGTLGALATRLAGSSDLYEHAGRPPHCSINFITSHDGFTMNDLVTYKDKHNLANGEDNRDGDNHNISDNYGVEGPTRKKGVRTIRSRQIRNMMATLLLSQGVPMVVSGDEIRKTQRGNNNAYCQDSDISWFDWRLVEKNADMLRFFQGLTKFRREQPSVRRQHFLTGKPVDGRKIPDVSWYSPDGHPLDWGQHDLAMLAYIAAPSRVDDPEGLGRDLVMMFNSTGQDRSFKLPAMGRGIKWNLFVNTAGVSPKDIYPDLDGPMPPSSRVVDVACHALKIYVSQPEPF, from the coding sequence ATGCTCATGAAACAGCCGTGCCCTGAAATGCACTTTACCTACCAGATGCCCTACGGAGCTGCTCTCCAGGACACAGGTACTCAGTTTTCGGTTTTCAGCCGTTCTGCCACCAGTATGCGTCTGCTGCTCTACAATAAGATCAATGACCTTGAGCCCGCAGAGATCATCGAATTCGATGCCGAAAGAGATCGCCGCGGTGACGTCTGGAGCATGTATGTCCCTGGGCTCGAGCATGGACAACTCTATCACTATCAAGCGAGTGGCCCCTGGGACCCCGAGCATGGCCATCGCTTTGACGCCGCGGCCCGTTTGATCGACCCTTATGCTCAAGCACTCGCAGGCACGTACCAAAAGTGCGATGACGGCGTCGTTCGTCCGCCCAAGTGCGTGGTGATCGACGATACGTTTGACTGGGAAGGTGACACCCATCTACGGCATGACATCAGCGAAACGATTATCTATGAAATGCACGTTCGCGGCTTGACGAAAAGTCGGACGGCAAAGGTCAAAACATCGGGCAGCTATTTGGGAGTAATCGAGAAGATCCCATATCTTCAATCGCTCGGCATCACCGCGGTTGAGTTGATGCCCGTCAACGAGTTTCCCATTCGCAATCCGCTCGGTGAGAAACTCGATAAGCCTAACTATTGGGGCTACGACCCGATGGCGTTTTTCTCGCCGCACCGAGGTTATGCCCACGGCAAAAAGCCGGGATCGCAAGTCACTGAATTCAAACAGATGGTCAAGGCTCTTCACAAAGCCGGAATCGAAGTGATCTTGGATGTCGTCTTCAACCATACCTGCGAAGGTAACGAACTTGGCCCAACGATCTCGTTCAAGGGCTTGGAAAATCAAATCTATTACATCCTCAGCGAAGGTCAACATTACTGCAACTACTCTGGCTGCGGCAATACACTCAACGGCAATCACCCGGTCGTCCGTGAAATGATTTTTCATTGTCTCCGCCATTGGGTTTACAACTACCATGTCGACGGGTTCCGATTCGATCTGGCTAGTATCCTTAGCCGCGATCGGCACGGCAACTTGATCCCCAACCCGCCGATGGTCGAATTGATCGCGGAAGATCCGTTGCTTGCCAATACAAAGATCATTGCGGAAGCATGGGACGCCGCCGGTGCCTATCAAGTAGGCTCGTTTGGAAACCATCGCTGGGCCGAATGGAACGGTCGTTATCGTGATGACGTGCGAGGTTTTTGGCGAGGCGATGGAGGAACGCTGGGGGCGTTGGCAACCCGACTCGCCGGCAGCAGCGACTTGTACGAACACGCTGGACGACCGCCGCACTGTAGTATCAACTTCATCACAAGCCATGACGGCTTTACGATGAACGATTTGGTCACTTACAAGGACAAGCACAACCTGGCCAACGGCGAGGACAATCGTGACGGGGACAATCACAACATTAGCGATAACTATGGCGTCGAAGGCCCAACTCGAAAGAAGGGAGTTCGCACGATTCGAAGTCGCCAAATTCGCAACATGATGGCAACCTTGCTGCTAAGCCAGGGCGTTCCGATGGTTGTCTCAGGCGACGAGATTCGCAAGACACAGCGTGGCAACAACAATGCCTACTGCCAAGATAGCGACATCAGCTGGTTCGATTGGCGATTGGTGGAAAAAAATGCCGACATGCTGCGGTTCTTCCAAGGACTGACCAAGTTCCGCCGTGAGCAACCGTCGGTACGTCGCCAACATTTTTTGACCGGCAAACCGGTCGATGGTCGAAAGATCCCCGACGTATCCTGGTACTCGCCCGATGGCCATCCACTCGATTGGGGGCAACATGACCTGGCCATGCTCGCCTATATCGCTGCCCCGAGCCGAGTGGACGACCCAGAAGGTCTCGGACGCGACCTGGTGATGATGTTCAACAGCACCGGTCAAGATCGTAGCTTCAAGTTGCCTGCAATGGGACGAGGCATCAAGTGGAACCTGTTTGTCAATACCGCTGGCGTATCGCCGAAAGACATCTACCCCGATCTCGACGGCCCGATGCCCCCAAGTAGCCGAGTCGTCGACGTGGCGTGTCACGCGTTGAAGATTTACGTCAGCCAACCGGAACCGTTTTAG
- a CDS encoding cysteine hydrolase family protein, whose protein sequence is MQYDDSLEHIDPLKEVYVESFIDNPAHQDFLIRQATALLCIDMQYLDAAPGHGVFAEQNQSGISPEAQEYYFDRLRKTALPNTRRLQDTFRQHELEVIHTRIQSLTRDGRDRSKGHKRLNLLAPPGSREADFVEQVAPLEERDEIVINKTASGVFSSTNLHFVLKNLGIESLFIVGVYTNECVETTIRDACDLGYLVTMVEDCCATVTPELHEASLATLRDRYAKIMTVNEAIATIDKSLPVAP, encoded by the coding sequence ATGCAATACGACGATTCGCTCGAGCACATCGATCCGCTCAAAGAAGTCTATGTCGAGTCCTTTATCGACAATCCTGCTCATCAAGATTTCCTCATCCGTCAAGCGACGGCGCTGTTGTGCATTGACATGCAATACCTCGATGCTGCGCCCGGTCACGGAGTTTTTGCTGAGCAGAATCAAAGTGGGATATCGCCCGAAGCTCAAGAATATTATTTCGATCGGCTTCGGAAAACGGCTTTGCCGAACACGAGACGCCTACAAGACACCTTTCGGCAACACGAATTGGAAGTGATTCACACCCGGATTCAATCGCTGACTCGCGACGGTCGCGACCGCAGCAAGGGTCACAAGCGTTTGAATCTACTCGCTCCGCCAGGGTCGCGTGAAGCCGATTTTGTAGAACAGGTCGCACCCTTGGAGGAACGAGATGAGATCGTTATCAATAAAACCGCTAGTGGCGTGTTTTCGTCAACGAATTTGCATTTTGTGCTAAAGAACCTTGGAATTGAGTCGTTGTTCATCGTTGGCGTCTATACCAATGAATGCGTCGAAACGACAATCCGTGACGCCTGTGACTTAGGCTACTTGGTAACGATGGTCGAAGATTGCTGCGCAACGGTGACGCCTGAATTGCACGAGGCGTCCTTGGCGACGTTGCGAGATCGCTATGCAAAGATCATGACAGTCAACGAAGCAATCGCCACGATCGACAAATCCTTACCCGTTGCCCCTTAA
- a CDS encoding TlpA family protein disulfide reductase, with amino-acid sequence MMTKLFLVLISFLSFGVDAYAESEVEEGSSQKPSADVITCSVRGTVHMPDELSEEINTEGLSLRSAIVTLEGKYSHPRMPYPPEWSTMTPEERSDWHNAFMNSDGYDAYLREVEVARAKRKVYKTELAEDGTFVFEDVIPAWYQLTTVIMHPDAGKERSLELARAYAMRQFFVKEAEASSPMNLTLKVKNVLTPGDLAPDWTATAYDGSEFKLADFRGKFVLFDFWATWCGPCRAEFPNLEAVYEDFGGERLEMIGLSVDKAISEPQSLFDESPSAYRQGWVGDTERHERIFEAYGIQEIPSIWLIGPDGKIVARDLRGKSLHESVKAALAAESVKD; translated from the coding sequence ATGATGACAAAACTGTTTCTTGTATTGATTTCGTTTTTGTCGTTCGGTGTCGATGCCTATGCGGAAAGCGAGGTAGAGGAAGGCTCATCGCAAAAACCTAGTGCCGATGTTATCACATGTTCAGTGCGGGGAACGGTTCACATGCCTGACGAGTTGTCCGAGGAGATCAATACCGAAGGACTCTCACTCCGCAGCGCGATTGTCACACTCGAAGGCAAATACAGCCACCCGCGCATGCCTTACCCTCCGGAGTGGAGCACAATGACGCCCGAGGAACGTTCAGATTGGCACAACGCCTTCATGAACAGTGACGGTTATGACGCCTATCTCCGCGAAGTCGAAGTGGCCCGTGCGAAACGGAAAGTTTACAAGACGGAGCTTGCGGAGGACGGCACCTTCGTTTTCGAAGACGTCATACCAGCTTGGTACCAGCTGACTACGGTAATCATGCATCCTGATGCTGGAAAGGAGCGTTCGCTGGAACTTGCGCGTGCTTATGCCATGCGGCAGTTTTTCGTCAAAGAGGCCGAGGCGTCTTCGCCTATGAATCTGACTTTGAAAGTCAAGAATGTGCTAACCCCAGGAGATCTTGCTCCGGATTGGACGGCGACCGCTTATGACGGCAGCGAATTCAAATTAGCGGACTTCCGTGGCAAATTCGTACTGTTCGATTTTTGGGCGACATGGTGCGGGCCATGCCGCGCCGAATTCCCGAATCTGGAAGCGGTTTACGAAGACTTTGGAGGCGAGCGTCTTGAGATGATTGGCCTAAGCGTTGATAAAGCCATCAGCGAACCCCAGTCGTTGTTCGATGAAAGTCCCTCGGCTTATCGCCAGGGCTGGGTAGGCGACACGGAACGGCATGAAAGAATCTTCGAAGCCTATGGAATCCAAGAAATCCCTTCGATCTGGCTCATCGGACCTGATGGGAAGATCGTCGCCCGCGATCTCCGGGGAAAGTCTTTGCACGAAAGCGTGAAAGCCGCTCTTGCAGCGGAGTCCGTAAAAGATTGA
- the asnB gene encoding asparagine synthase (glutamine-hydrolyzing), which produces MCGITGFWNPSRTNERELRFTLDSMLDVLDHRGPDDRGSRFYVDTGVALGHTRLSIVGLDHGHQPIESKEGDYAVTVNGELYGYKRIRTQLACQQLDTSGKSDSAIALPLYLRDGLSFVHRLRGEFAIVLYDDRKKQLILIRDRFGIKPLYYSANDNGIVYGSEVKSILQHPDIEPKLCPKAALHQMMQVMVPGSTAFEGVYALKPGHMLIASLRNGRIETETQRWWDFTFPTSHDPNPDPAEYVQGVQDRLIDAVATRLEADVPVGCYLSGGIDSCSILGLATTLQQSPVKAFTIAFDNAEYDESHIAKLMAERTGAEQELLLLTEKELYGPAFERATWHAERTFYNTLAVAKWHMSRRVRACNYKAVITGEGSDELFGGYPFFKRDWLGREGEGGLFAGAILSEEDLQHPAWQDLCGFTPSWIQPWMMTLERVRPLLSAEMQDLLRDYDPVAEVAAAIDPDQVRGRHRLDISQYTWSKTMLEGQILTWGGDRMDMANSMEARPAFLDHHLAEYAVTIPPEVRIRDGVEKWVLREAMVNVLPRELYEREKFAFMAPPAHTDPVKRNAVQEMVDHWLTETRVQEVGFFDREVLTKFIDDAWEETDGTVARRNDIVINHTLQLHMLHGQYVEDLPLPAVD; this is translated from the coding sequence ATGTGCGGCATTACTGGATTTTGGAATCCGTCGCGAACAAACGAACGGGAACTTCGTTTTACACTCGATTCGATGCTCGACGTATTGGACCATCGCGGTCCGGATGATCGGGGCAGTCGCTTTTATGTCGACACCGGCGTTGCTCTCGGTCACACTCGACTATCCATTGTCGGCCTCGATCACGGCCACCAACCGATCGAATCCAAAGAGGGTGATTACGCGGTCACGGTGAACGGCGAACTCTACGGATACAAACGTATCCGGACACAATTGGCTTGCCAGCAACTTGATACGAGTGGGAAAAGTGATAGTGCGATTGCGCTGCCGTTGTACCTCCGTGATGGATTGTCGTTCGTGCATCGATTGCGCGGTGAATTTGCGATCGTGCTTTATGATGATCGCAAAAAACAACTGATACTGATCCGCGATCGATTTGGTATCAAACCCCTTTATTACAGCGCAAACGACAATGGGATCGTGTACGGGTCAGAGGTCAAGTCAATCCTGCAGCATCCCGATATCGAACCGAAACTTTGTCCGAAAGCAGCGCTGCATCAAATGATGCAAGTCATGGTGCCTGGCTCAACCGCATTCGAAGGTGTGTACGCGCTCAAACCCGGTCACATGCTGATCGCCTCGCTTCGCAATGGGCGGATTGAAACGGAAACCCAGCGTTGGTGGGACTTTACTTTCCCGACCTCGCATGATCCGAATCCTGATCCAGCCGAATACGTGCAAGGCGTCCAAGATCGATTGATCGATGCCGTTGCAACCCGTTTAGAAGCCGATGTCCCCGTCGGGTGCTACCTGTCAGGCGGAATCGATAGCTGTTCGATTTTGGGACTCGCCACGACGTTGCAGCAATCGCCCGTTAAGGCGTTTACGATCGCGTTTGACAATGCCGAGTACGATGAATCGCATATCGCGAAACTGATGGCCGAGCGAACCGGTGCGGAACAGGAGTTGTTGCTGTTAACCGAAAAAGAACTCTACGGTCCTGCCTTCGAACGGGCGACTTGGCACGCTGAGCGGACGTTTTACAACACACTTGCGGTTGCGAAATGGCACATGAGTCGCCGTGTTCGGGCGTGCAATTATAAAGCGGTGATCACTGGCGAAGGTTCGGATGAGTTGTTCGGAGGGTACCCGTTCTTCAAACGAGATTGGCTCGGACGCGAAGGCGAAGGCGGCTTGTTTGCTGGAGCGATATTGTCCGAAGAGGACTTGCAGCATCCCGCTTGGCAAGATCTGTGTGGATTCACTCCTTCTTGGATTCAGCCATGGATGATGACCCTTGAGCGGGTGCGACCGCTGCTAAGTGCCGAAATGCAAGATCTCCTTCGCGATTACGATCCGGTAGCCGAAGTCGCCGCTGCGATCGATCCCGATCAAGTCCGCGGTCGTCATCGCTTGGATATCTCTCAGTACACTTGGAGCAAGACGATGTTGGAGGGCCAGATTTTGACGTGGGGAGGAGACCGCATGGATATGGCGAACAGCATGGAGGCACGCCCGGCGTTCCTCGACCATCACCTCGCCGAGTATGCCGTAACGATCCCTCCCGAGGTTCGGATCCGCGACGGTGTCGAGAAATGGGTACTGCGCGAAGCGATGGTGAATGTGTTGCCTCGCGAGTTGTACGAACGAGAAAAATTCGCCTTCATGGCGCCGCCGGCTCACACGGATCCGGTCAAGCGAAATGCCGTGCAGGAGATGGTTGATCATTGGCTGACAGAGACTCGAGTGCAAGAGGTTGGTTTCTTCGACCGTGAGGTGTTGACCAAGTTTATTGATGACGCCTGGGAGGAAACCGACGGTACGGTTGCGCGTCGAAACGACATCGTGATCAACCATACGCTTCAACTACATATGCTGCATGGCCAATATGTGGAAGACTTGCCACTACCCGCCGTAGACTAG
- a CDS encoding DUF1559 domain-containing protein, translating into MHRTKKSGFTLVELLVVIAIIGVLVGLLLPAVQAAREAARRMSCSNNFKQIGLALHNYHSAYNMLPMHAGGTDWDPATSNILEPSLNTNQLHLSYMVGLLPFIEQQPLWEQISNPMVNTSGTGPNPWAAMGPRPYAGSFGYAPWTVDVPGFRCPSDPGEGLPALGRTNYAACLGDDTFRSFLGATSMTGSSGTITASNSALVTQHGRGIFVPRRKAGFRDIIDGLSNTIICGEIATDLGDNDVRTKGSFENGNTVYTNDPGLRFCRDSGQMDPQRPAFWAATVFPAHDPGDISGTAFTGSVLSGTARGCSWASSENIFTGFSTSLGPNSELCLGTRTPSAEGNWSASSRHQGGAHVLMGDGGVKFVTDSIDAGNGNYPLLDIEPGMASPFGVWGALGTRASREVVENPF; encoded by the coding sequence ATGCATCGTACAAAAAAATCGGGTTTTACCCTAGTCGAATTACTGGTGGTGATCGCCATCATCGGTGTTTTGGTTGGCCTGCTTTTGCCTGCCGTCCAAGCCGCGCGGGAAGCTGCCCGGCGAATGAGCTGCAGCAACAACTTCAAACAGATTGGCTTGGCCCTACACAATTATCACTCCGCCTACAACATGCTGCCGATGCATGCAGGTGGTACGGACTGGGATCCGGCAACGTCGAACATTTTAGAGCCATCTTTGAATACCAATCAACTTCACCTCAGCTACATGGTGGGATTGCTGCCGTTCATCGAGCAGCAACCGCTCTGGGAGCAAATCAGTAATCCGATGGTCAACACGTCTGGAACCGGTCCGAATCCATGGGCGGCGATGGGACCAAGACCCTACGCGGGATCGTTCGGATACGCTCCTTGGACCGTCGATGTTCCTGGTTTCCGTTGCCCTAGCGATCCAGGCGAGGGACTTCCAGCTTTGGGACGGACCAACTATGCCGCTTGTCTCGGCGATGATACCTTTCGCTCGTTTCTAGGAGCGACTTCAATGACCGGCAGCTCCGGAACGATTACAGCTTCTAACAGTGCTTTAGTGACTCAGCACGGGCGTGGAATTTTTGTCCCACGTCGAAAAGCAGGGTTTAGAGACATCATTGACGGCTTGTCGAACACGATCATTTGCGGTGAGATTGCGACGGATCTTGGCGATAACGATGTGCGAACCAAGGGATCGTTTGAAAACGGAAATACAGTGTACACCAACGACCCTGGCCTTCGGTTCTGTCGCGATTCGGGCCAGATGGATCCACAGCGTCCCGCCTTTTGGGCCGCGACCGTTTTTCCGGCACACGATCCCGGCGACATCTCGGGAACCGCGTTCACTGGCTCTGTCTTGTCTGGAACCGCTCGTGGTTGCAGCTGGGCGTCCAGCGAGAACATTTTCACGGGGTTCAGCACCTCGCTCGGGCCAAACTCGGAACTTTGCTTGGGAACACGCACACCTTCGGCAGAAGGAAATTGGTCCGCGAGTAGCCGACACCAAGGTGGTGCTCATGTGTTGATGGGTGACGGCGGGGTCAAGTTTGTGACCGATTCGATTGATGCTGGAAACGGCAATTATCCACTCCTTGATATCGAGCCGGGAATGGCGAGTCCGTTCGGCGTTTGGGGAGCCCTCGGAACGCGTGCATCCCGCGAAGTCGTCGAAAATCCATTCTAA
- a CDS encoding Zn-dependent hydrolase has translation MMLKVNLDRIKSDILTLAEIGRNADDRGIYRMAFTDADIEGKRWLTDRIHAADLDCRVDGAVNLSGVLEGKSDEPRVLVGSHIDTVPCAGALDGTLGVVVGLECLRIIRESGQAMRRTLELVAFSDEEGRFGGMLGSQSLCGHLNPERLATMKDLDGVLLQDELRRHGYDPLGALDAARDPDSIASYLELHIEQGPVLDRLHKPIGVVDEITGLFRWSVWLRGEANHAGTTPMDMRNDAFMGLADFAHEIPRILEENGSERTRATVGKAQILPGAANTVPGLVEFSLDVRDTSEIVLEELQTAFRKALSAIARRRNLMFEFEQSSYIEPVKCSEVVVRELSEQATKLGFEYHSMPSGAAHDAQIMGSIVPVGMLFVPSKNGMSHSPSEWTAWTDIEAGANVMLHTLVRLANDL, from the coding sequence ATGATGTTAAAGGTTAACCTAGACCGGATCAAATCCGACATTTTGACGTTGGCCGAGATCGGACGCAATGCGGACGATCGAGGGATTTATCGCATGGCCTTCACCGACGCGGATATCGAAGGCAAACGCTGGTTAACCGACCGCATCCATGCAGCCGACTTGGATTGCCGCGTGGATGGGGCCGTCAACCTGTCAGGAGTTCTTGAAGGTAAATCGGATGAGCCTCGTGTCTTGGTCGGATCGCACATTGACACGGTGCCCTGTGCCGGAGCACTCGATGGAACTCTCGGCGTCGTCGTTGGATTGGAGTGTTTGCGAATCATTCGTGAATCAGGGCAAGCGATGCGGAGGACCCTCGAACTGGTCGCTTTTAGCGATGAGGAGGGACGCTTCGGCGGCATGCTTGGGTCTCAATCACTTTGTGGTCACCTCAACCCCGAACGCTTAGCGACGATGAAAGACCTTGATGGCGTCCTTCTTCAAGATGAACTGCGGCGGCATGGATACGATCCGCTTGGGGCGCTTGATGCAGCTCGTGACCCCGACTCAATCGCCAGTTATTTGGAGCTGCATATTGAGCAGGGGCCCGTACTTGATCGTCTGCACAAACCGATTGGCGTCGTTGATGAAATCACCGGTCTGTTTCGATGGTCGGTTTGGCTGCGTGGCGAGGCGAACCATGCCGGGACGACGCCGATGGACATGCGGAATGACGCCTTTATGGGACTTGCCGATTTCGCTCATGAGATCCCCCGAATCCTCGAGGAAAATGGTAGTGAAAGAACGCGTGCAACGGTCGGGAAAGCTCAGATTTTGCCAGGAGCCGCCAATACGGTTCCTGGTCTCGTCGAGTTTTCGCTCGATGTTCGCGATACGTCCGAGATCGTTTTGGAAGAGTTGCAGACAGCGTTTCGCAAAGCGCTATCGGCCATCGCGCGACGCAGGAATTTGATGTTCGAGTTCGAGCAATCGAGTTATATCGAACCGGTGAAGTGCAGCGAAGTGGTCGTCCGCGAATTGTCCGAGCAAGCAACCAAGCTTGGATTCGAGTATCATTCGATGCCAAGTGGTGCGGCGCACGACGCTCAAATCATGGGCAGTATCGTTCCAGTCGGTATGCTGTTCGTACCGAGTAAGAACGGGATGAGTCACTCGCCGTCGGAATGGACCGCTTGGACCGATATTGAAGCCGGTGCAAACGTCATGCTCCATACGCTTGTCCGACTCGCAAACGATTTGTAG
- a CDS encoding aspartate/ornithine carbamoyltransferase family protein — translation MNSKGLRLRAEDLLDLTDGRVDREALQALAGQSIVNPRQFDRRTIVAIAQLAALLETRNVELDKPLDGKIAITAFFEPSTRTRLSFESAVQRLDGKVLSVPDGQVTGIAKGESLADIGEMFNTYGDVVIMRHPDTDSVDEIRRNLQRPLINAGNGSGHHPTQALIDWYALLKWRPELSLADCPQDRKVHLGIIGTPGSMRAVKSFLRLSLMFEQSVSNITLISEMADPVGLDLTEPIEESPIKINIVNDVQEVLPELDVVYVNSIAFLGDSYRNLDSRYKLDSNSNLKPGAVIMHPLARNNELSDDLDETDHNLYFAQAAGAVFVRQALLASVLDRLDRITGI, via the coding sequence ATGAATTCCAAAGGTCTACGTCTGCGCGCCGAGGATTTGTTGGACTTGACCGACGGACGAGTCGACCGCGAAGCGTTGCAGGCGTTAGCCGGTCAATCGATCGTGAACCCTCGTCAATTCGATCGCCGGACGATTGTCGCGATCGCTCAGTTGGCAGCTTTACTGGAAACTCGAAACGTCGAACTCGATAAACCGCTCGATGGGAAAATAGCGATCACCGCATTTTTTGAACCGAGCACGCGGACGCGTTTATCGTTTGAAAGTGCGGTCCAGCGATTGGATGGAAAAGTGTTGTCGGTTCCTGATGGCCAAGTCACCGGTATCGCCAAAGGAGAATCGTTAGCCGATATCGGCGAAATGTTTAATACGTATGGTGATGTCGTCATAATGCGGCACCCCGATACGGACAGCGTCGATGAAATTCGTCGTAATCTACAGCGTCCACTCATCAATGCGGGGAATGGTTCCGGGCATCATCCGACTCAAGCGTTGATTGATTGGTACGCACTGCTGAAATGGCGACCGGAGTTGTCGCTTGCCGATTGCCCCCAAGACCGCAAAGTGCATCTGGGGATCATTGGAACGCCAGGATCGATGCGAGCGGTGAAGAGTTTTTTGCGGTTGTCGCTGATGTTCGAACAATCGGTCAGCAACATTACGCTGATTTCCGAAATGGCGGATCCTGTCGGATTGGATTTGACCGAACCGATTGAAGAGTCGCCGATCAAAATCAATATCGTTAACGACGTTCAAGAAGTACTGCCTGAGTTAGACGTGGTATACGTCAATTCGATTGCGTTCCTGGGCGACAGTTACCGAAACTTGGATAGCCGCTATAAGCTCGATTCAAACAGCAATCTAAAGCCGGGTGCCGTCATCATGCATCCACTCGCTCGCAACAACGAATTGTCGGACGATTTGGACGAAACCGACCACAATCTCTATTTTGCACAAGCGGCTGGCGCGGTTTTTGTTAGACAAGCACTGCTCGCTTCCGTTCTCGATCGTCTCGATCGCATCACCGGCATCTAA